DNA sequence from the Lycium barbarum isolate Lr01 chromosome 5, ASM1917538v2, whole genome shotgun sequence genome:
AAATACCCTTCTAGACACTAACATAACTGTGATAAACTGATAATGGGCCTTGTGAAACTCAAATGTATAGATTATCAATCTAATATCTCGTCTCCCTATCCAGAAGCTAGTATATAATTCCACTTCCTCTTTCTATTTTTGTTGATCTTTGTAGCCCACCATAGGAGAAAATTATTACCTCAAATAGATTCCCAAATCTGAGATCAACATGATAATATCATATTATGATATTATAGCAGATGAGTTGTAACCTACCTACACAACTTTTATCTTTTGTTTTTCAAAATCGTATATACAGATAGTTCTAGTTGGTCGAAAGTTGTGTATGAACATGTAATATCAAATGGAAAAAAATTGCTCGAATACCCCTTTTTGTCTATACACAAATCACCCACTGGCTCAATGACCCACAGCCTTGATATTAAAAAATAAGATTCTTATTTTATAAACTTAATTAACACGTGTTTCTGTGTGTGAAGAGAGAGAAAGCTAGAAAGAGGATCAGGTACATGTATATGCAACATACAGATATTTTTTAAAGCAACAATACTCCCAAAAAATatggaaatcatgaaatttgCCAAACTTTTATGAAACTCTTaaaagaacaatttttttttttacgctATTAATATGGTTTAACTTGTCATGGCAATTCAGTTAATATTTTTACCTGATTTCAATTAATATTAATTACTAAATATTATTTGTAATTACTTTGTAAGTGATCTgactgtatatatattatataaactcGACAATGCACAAAACTTAAAACACAAAGAACAATAAGAATAAACAAGAGTTCAAATCTTGAAAAGAAGAGATTTACATTTCTTgcttttcattttcatttcacctAAGATAGCTCACTTTTGAGCCATTTCTTCTTCTCTAATACTAATATACAATTGGAAGTTTTTTGCAACTTGCAATTTctaaaagtttaaaaaaaataaaaatgaaaagtaCAAAAAAGGAttacaaaaagggaaagttaCTGCTACTACTACACCATGTTACAAGGCATCAATAATGACCCTTTGCTTCTTCCTACATGACTCAAATGTCAACAATTCCATCTCCATCCTCCTTTTGCCCCCACTGCAACTAGtcatattattgttattattatcaataacaataacaTTGCTTACAGTTGTTGGTACCTTGCATATATTAACTCCGAATAATCTCACCATCTGTACTGGTGGAACTTGAACTTGAGCTTGAGCTTGATTAATAACGACTGCACTTGTGGGGGCCACATTTCTTGCCTTGAAATCAATGTACAATTGCTTATCTCCGCTCGTGGATAGCTGGAAACTCACAATATCGCCcgccttcaagtttttctccttaACAAAGCGACTCCACCCTTTTGTTAAAACGTAACTTTGGCTACTATTCCAGTAGGAATATCTAAACCTCCAAACTTTCCCATTCAAATCTTCAAAATTCAACAAAACCCCTTTTGAAGTATTTCCATTTTGCAATGGAAAATGTTTCTCAGCATGTTGTTTTGGAATCACAAGCCTATTGAGTTTCCCGACATCACTTGGTGTAACAGCTTTTTCAAATAGCTGTTCACGCGCTTTGTCGTTGACTTTGTCAATATTGTTACCAAAAAATGAACTCATACTAAAAAGTCCATCTTTTCCTTTTATCATACCATCTTTAGTAAATCCAAATAATTTCTTGCTTTGTTCAAGTTCATCAATATACGTGTGTTTACGTAGCATGTCAACGATTTCCGCCTTGGAAT
Encoded proteins:
- the LOC132641823 gene encoding AP2/ERF and B3 domain-containing transcription factor RAV1-like, with amino-acid sequence MEGSSSIDQESTTSDTLSIAPATSSSTTLPVTMNKSPESLCRMGSGTSLIIDAENGVEAESRKLPSSRYKGVVPQPNGRWGAQIYEKHQRVWLGTFNEENEAARAYDVAAQRFRGRDAVTNFKPLLENQESDDVEIAFLNSHSKAEIVDMLRKHTYIDELEQSKKLFGFTKDGMIKGKDGLFSMSSFFGNNIDKVNDKAREQLFEKAVTPSDVGKLNRLVIPKQHAEKHFPLQNGNTSKGVLLNFEDLNGKVWRFRYSYWNSSQSYVLTKGWSRFVKEKNLKAGDIVSFQLSTSGDKQLYIDFKARNVAPTSAVVINQAQAQVQVPPVQMVRLFGVNICKVPTTVSNVIVIDNNNNNMTSCSGGKRRMEMELLTFESCRKKQRVIIDAL